The Astatotilapia calliptera chromosome 14, fAstCal1.2, whole genome shotgun sequence genome includes a region encoding these proteins:
- the samd4b gene encoding protein Smaug homolog 2, whose translation MMFRDQVGILTDWFKGWNECEQTVALLSLLKRASRTQARFLHICLEHWLADCTDIHILEAEANNAAIVSQWHQEPKEKVVSLLLSHLPLLQPRNSEAKCEYMKLLQKVLSHTIESSLFVEESRQLLSYALIHPATTLDDRTSLAMWLNHLEEHLSSGYTPRAPSSPYHPRQGSDEWPSSAESLDPGLVWHDKSPSSSTPSAGQNGHMSFPGGMSSPINSNNTGLCGQMQPSPQKKSMSIISSSSQACGSEWVSQDDAVGRQNFIPTDHAPLSPQSSVASSGSEQTEEQGSVRNTFQEDGSGMKDVPAWLKSLRLHKYASLFSQMTYEEMMILTEQHLESQNVTKGARHKIALSIQKLRERQSVLKSLEKDILEGGNLRNALQELQQIIITPIKAYSPPTAAQTASDTTTSPSDSTKTGTDKEPAPEGFQSNNPPPCDGDSSGAPISDGDIAGQFTRVMGKVCTQLLVSRPDEENISCYLQLIEKCLIHEAFTETHKKRLVSWKQQVLKLLRLFPRKAMLDMPGYRQKGWTYGSNSLPTAGSVSGGVGRRGQRQFQMTPRGLPAGRMCLPAGIGGASPRHTLTSPALTGQGRQSLWFANPGGSNSMPSQSRSSVQRTHSLPVHTSPQTMLMFQQQECQVPGADLEINPTLESLCLSMTEHALGDGTDRTSTI comes from the exons ATGATGTTCCGAGACCAGGTAGGTATCCTCACAGATTGGTTCAAAGGCTGGAATGAGTGTGAACAGACAGTGGCGCTGCTGTCCCTCCTGAAAAGGGCATCCCGCACCCAGGCTCGCTTTCTACACATCTGCCTTGAACACTGGCTGGCAGACTGCACTGACATCCACATCCTTGAAGCTGAGGCCAACAATGCAG CAATTGTCAGCCAATGGCACCAGGAACCAAAAGAGAAAGTGGTCTCCTTGCTGTTGTCCCATCTGCCTCTGCTGCAACCACGTAATAGTGAGGCCAAATGTGAGTACATGAAGCTGCTGCAGAAGGTTTTGAGTCACACTATTGAGAGTAGCCTGTTTGTGGAAGAAAGCAGGCAGCTGCTATCTTATGCCCTCATCCACCCTGCCACCACACTGGATGACCGCACATCTCTCGCCATGTGGCTGAACCACCTGGAGGAGCACCTTTCCAGTGGGTATACACCACGTGCTCCATCCAGCCCCTACCACCCACGCCAAGGCTCAGATGAGTGGCCCAGTTCTGCAGAGTCTCTGGACCCCGGCCTTGTTTGGCACGACAAGTCTCCTTCATCCAGCACACCTTCAGCAGGCCAGAACGGACACATGTCATTCCCAGGCGGGATGTCCTCACCTATTAACAGCAATAATACAG GCCTTTGTGGGCAGATGCAGCCCAGCCCTCAGAAGAAGTCCATGTCCATTATTTCTTCCAGTTCCCAGGCTTGTGGGTCTGAGTGGGTTAGCCAGGATGACGCAGTGGGCCGGCAGAACTTTATTCCGACAGATCACGCACCCCTTTCGCCCCAGAGCAGCGTAGCTTCTTCAGGCAGTGAGCAGACAGAAGAACAAGGCTCTGTTCGCAACACCTTCCAGGAGGATGGTAGTGGCATGAAAG ATGTTCCTGCATGGTTGAAGAGTCTCCGCCTTCATAAATATGCATCACTTTTCTCCCAGATGACCTATGAGGAGATGATGATTCTCACAGAGCAGCACCTGGAGTCACAG AACGTCACTAAAGGAGCACGACATAAGATTGCCTTGAGTATCCAAAAACTGCGAGAGAGGCAGAGTGTGCTCAAGTCTTTAGAAAAG GATATTTTGGAAGGGGGAAACCTACGCAATGCCCTCCAGGAGCTGCAGCAGATCATCATCACACCTATTAAGGCCTACAGTCCAcccactgcagcacagactgCTTCAGACACCACCACCTCACCTTCAGATTCTACAAAAACAGGAACGGATAAAGAGCCGGCCCCAGAGGGCTTCCAATCCAACAATCcacctccctgtgatggagatTCCTCAGGTGCACCCATCTCAGATGGTGACATTGCTGGACAGTTCACTCGTGTTATGGGTAAAG tTTGCACCCAGTTGCTGGTGTCAAGGCCAGATGAAGAAAATATCAGCTGTTACCTTCAGCTAATTGAGAAGTGTCTGATACATGAG GCTTTCACAGAAACTCACAAGAAAAGGCTGGTCTCCTGGAAgcagcaggtcctcaaactgctCCGCCTGTTCCCTCGGAAAGCTATGCTGGACATGCCTGGGTACCGTCAGAAAGG CTGGACCTATGGGTCCAACTCCCTCCCCACAGCAGGTTCTGTAAGTGGAGGTGTAGGGCGGCGCGGCCAAAGGCAGTTCCAGATGACCCCTCGTGGACTTCCAGCTGGACGCATGTGTCTCCCAGCTGGTATTGGGGGAGCTTCTCCACGGCACACTCTCACTAGTCCTGCGCTGACAGGACAGGGTAGACAA AGCCTGTGGTTTGCCAACCCTGGAGGCAGTAACAGCATGCCAAGTCAGAGTCGCAGCTCTGTACAGCGGACCCACTCGCTCCCTGTCCACACTTCCCCACAAACCATGCTCATGTTCCAGCAGcaag AATGCCAAGTTCCAGGTGCTGACCTGGAGATCAACCCTACGCTGGAATCACTGTGCCTCAGTATGACAGAGCATGCCTTAGGGG ATGGAACAGACCGGACTTCAACAatatga